The following coding sequences lie in one Allochromatium vinosum DSM 180 genomic window:
- a CDS encoding bifunctional ADP-dependent NAD(P)H-hydrate dehydratase/NAD(P)H-hydrate epimerase produces MRRARLNRPLPDGGRLPHALYRAEQVRRLDRLAIERFGVPGIELMNRAGAVAYRVLRARWPNARRLTILAGTGNNGGDGYVVARLARADGLDVRLLQLGEVDRVRGEAALSLAAYRDAGGIIEDCLGLPRETDLYVDALLGTGLERPVAGRWAGAITALNAQRAPVLALDIPSGLHADTGRVLGVAVRASATVSFIGLKPGLFVGAGAEYRGELHFSALDVPAQVYASEIPAAARIDWARESRLLAPRSRMAHKGDCGHVLVVGGAPGMSGAVRLAGESALRAGAGLVTIATHPRHADWLNLDRPELMVSAVAHPDDLEALIERADVIAIGPGLGRTDWGRGLWARVRTRPHPLVVDADALNLLAESPGPGPDWVLTPHPGEAARLLGVTTAEIESDRLAGAQRLQTRFGGVVVLKGAGSIVHGPAPRVPAVCSDGNPGMATAGAGDVLTGVIAALRAQGLEAEDAARAGVCLHAAAGDHAARAGERGLIATDIIASLRALSNGLTEVDP; encoded by the coding sequence GTGAGGCGCGCTCGCCTGAATCGACCGCTTCCGGACGGCGGTCGTCTGCCCCATGCACTCTACCGCGCCGAGCAGGTGCGCCGCCTCGATCGTCTGGCCATCGAGCGTTTCGGTGTCCCCGGGATCGAGCTGATGAACCGTGCCGGAGCGGTGGCCTATCGGGTGCTGCGCGCGCGCTGGCCGAACGCGCGCCGTCTCACCATCCTGGCCGGGACGGGCAACAACGGCGGCGACGGTTATGTGGTGGCACGGCTGGCGCGCGCCGATGGCCTGGACGTGCGGCTGTTGCAGCTCGGCGAGGTAGATCGGGTGCGCGGCGAGGCCGCCCTGAGTCTGGCCGCCTATCGCGACGCCGGCGGTATCATTGAGGACTGTCTCGGCTTGCCGCGCGAGACCGATCTCTATGTCGATGCGCTGCTCGGTACCGGGCTGGAGCGTCCGGTGGCGGGTCGCTGGGCCGGGGCCATCACGGCGCTCAACGCCCAGCGCGCGCCCGTGCTAGCGCTCGACATTCCCTCCGGACTCCACGCCGACACCGGGCGCGTCCTGGGCGTGGCGGTGCGGGCGAGCGCGACGGTGTCCTTCATCGGACTCAAGCCGGGACTCTTCGTCGGTGCCGGCGCCGAGTATCGGGGTGAACTCCACTTCAGCGCGCTCGACGTCCCGGCCCAGGTCTACGCCAGCGAGATCCCGGCGGCGGCCCGGATCGACTGGGCGCGTGAATCGCGCCTGCTCGCACCCCGTTCGCGGATGGCGCACAAGGGCGATTGCGGTCATGTTCTGGTCGTCGGTGGCGCGCCCGGCATGTCGGGTGCGGTGCGTTTGGCCGGCGAGTCGGCCCTGCGCGCCGGCGCCGGGCTGGTGACGATCGCCACCCATCCGCGCCATGCCGACTGGCTCAATCTCGATCGGCCCGAGCTGATGGTCTCTGCCGTCGCGCACCCTGACGACCTGGAGGCCCTGATCGAACGAGCCGATGTGATCGCGATCGGTCCGGGATTGGGGCGGACGGACTGGGGGCGCGGACTCTGGGCGCGCGTGCGAACCCGGCCGCATCCGCTGGTGGTGGATGCCGACGCGCTCAATCTGCTGGCCGAATCCCCCGGCCCCGGGCCGGACTGGGTGCTGACCCCGCATCCCGGCGAAGCGGCACGTCTGCTCGGTGTCACGACGGCCGAGATCGAATCCGACCGTCTCGCCGGCGCGCAACGCCTCCAGACGCGCTTCGGTGGGGTGGTGGTACTCAAGGGCGCCGGCTCCATCGTGCATGGTCCGGCACCGCGCGTCCCGGCCGTTTGCAGTGACGGCAACCCCGGCATGGCGACCGCCGGCGCGGGCGATGTCCTGACCGGTGTGATCGCCGCCCTGCGTGCTCAGGGGCTGGAGGCCGAGGACGCCGCGCGCGCCGGTGTCTGCCTGCACGCGGCAGCGGGCGATCACGCCGCGCGCGCCGGCGAACGCGGCCTGATCGCCACCGACATCATCGCGTCTCTGCGCGCGCTGTCCAATGGCCTCACCGAGGTGGACCCTTAA
- the tsaE gene encoding tRNA (adenosine(37)-N6)-threonylcarbamoyltransferase complex ATPase subunit type 1 TsaE: METTLEIELDTPESQMAFGARLASALKPPCVIFLEGDLGTGKTTLTRGILRGLGHSGAVRSPTYTLVEPYALTGFELYHFDLYRLGDPEELDYLGLRDLLGSASIWIVEWPARGAGLLPKPDLCIRLVHLDMGRRLTLMAMSPSGQTLLADVISTADVVFAPHLRADT, from the coding sequence ATGGAAACGACCCTGGAGATCGAACTCGACACCCCCGAGTCACAGATGGCCTTCGGCGCGCGTCTGGCTTCGGCCCTGAAGCCGCCCTGCGTGATCTTTCTCGAAGGCGATCTGGGTACGGGCAAGACCACCCTGACTCGTGGTATCCTGCGCGGCCTCGGACACTCCGGTGCGGTACGCAGCCCGACCTATACCCTCGTCGAACCCTATGCTTTGACGGGGTTCGAACTCTACCATTTCGACCTCTATCGCCTGGGCGATCCCGAGGAGCTGGACTATCTCGGGCTGCGCGACCTGTTGGGGAGTGCCTCGATCTGGATCGTGGAATGGCCGGCGCGCGGAGCCGGTCTCCTGCCCAAGCCGGATCTGTGCATCCGGCTCGTTCATCTTGACATGGGACGGCGTCTGACACTGATGGCGATGAGCCCATCGGGCCAGACCCTGCTTGCTGACGTGATTTCTACCGCCGATGTCGTCTTTGCGCCACATCTTCGAGCCGATACTTGA
- the fabA gene encoding 3-hydroxyacyl-[acyl-carrier-protein] dehydratase FabA, with translation MNKEASFTRDELLACGRGEMFGPGNAQLPTPNMLMMDRIVRIANFGGANGKGEILAELDIRPDLWFFECHFPGDPVMPGCLGLDALWQMVGFYLGWIGNPGHGRALGVGEVKFTGQVLPTASKVTYHIDMKRVISRKLVLGIGDGVVQVDGRTIYTAKDLRVGLFTSTDGF, from the coding sequence GTGAACAAAGAAGCCTCTTTCACTCGCGATGAACTGCTCGCCTGCGGGCGCGGCGAGATGTTCGGCCCGGGCAATGCCCAGTTGCCGACGCCCAACATGCTGATGATGGATCGCATCGTGCGCATCGCCAACTTCGGCGGCGCCAACGGCAAGGGCGAGATCCTGGCCGAACTCGACATCCGCCCGGATCTCTGGTTCTTCGAGTGCCACTTTCCGGGCGATCCGGTGATGCCCGGCTGTCTGGGACTCGACGCGCTCTGGCAGATGGTCGGCTTCTATCTGGGCTGGATCGGCAATCCCGGACATGGCCGGGCACTGGGTGTGGGCGAGGTCAAGTTCACCGGTCAGGTGCTGCCGACGGCGAGCAAGGTGACGTATCACATCGACATGAAGCGCGTCATCAGCCGCAAGCTGGTGCTCGGCATCGGCGACGGCGTGGTCCAGGTCGACGGACGCACCATCTATACCGCCAAGGATCTGCGCGTCGGACTCTTCACCTCGACCGACGGCTTCTAG
- a CDS encoding PilZ domain-containing protein has protein sequence MTQSEPGSMAMERRTQARIDLRIPVELTIPGQNAPVRAVTRDLSWGGALLHLADCPPNDVDILVLSLPWRRGKSIRARARLLRARPHDEGGYLAAVRFISLSPRSQSRLERLLRMLYPSDPTTGASGRNALFRELEVTVCDTEELRQKLLQILEGHYTVTVFEAYQVGQSISLSITGTFDLPSIRLRARVSKVRKSEVKGFDWAELYTLSLEFEHPSNTIRTFVDLVLNRLSDTEDESSVFSYLEGAPDWLRSVAAATARSSASAQSTEAAGRDEIRSCLESEFPDAIARLVAGWGHVADFEMVFSSLVLSRNDLPDAWSREAWEELEMLQSVHDCAYGVSTHRLSLLKGGRL, from the coding sequence ATGACTCAGTCGGAACCGGGATCGATGGCCATGGAGAGGCGCACCCAGGCACGTATCGACCTGCGGATTCCAGTCGAGCTGACCATTCCCGGTCAGAATGCACCTGTACGTGCCGTCACGCGCGACCTCTCCTGGGGAGGCGCGCTCCTGCATCTTGCCGATTGCCCACCCAACGACGTCGACATCCTGGTGCTGAGCCTGCCATGGCGACGGGGTAAATCCATCCGGGCGCGCGCGCGGCTGCTACGCGCGCGTCCGCACGATGAGGGCGGGTATCTGGCCGCCGTGCGCTTCATCAGCCTGTCGCCGCGCAGCCAGAGTCGCCTGGAGCGACTGCTCAGGATGCTGTACCCCTCGGACCCCACGACAGGGGCGAGTGGCAGGAATGCCTTGTTTCGCGAGCTGGAGGTGACGGTCTGCGACACCGAAGAGCTGCGCCAGAAGCTGTTGCAGATCCTCGAGGGCCACTATACGGTGACTGTCTTCGAGGCCTATCAGGTCGGGCAGAGCATCAGCCTGTCGATCACCGGCACCTTCGATCTGCCGAGCATCCGGCTGCGCGCGCGCGTCTCGAAGGTGCGCAAGTCCGAGGTCAAGGGGTTCGACTGGGCCGAGCTCTACACCCTGTCGCTCGAATTCGAGCATCCGAGCAATACGATTCGCACCTTCGTCGATCTGGTCCTGAATCGCTTGTCCGACACGGAGGACGAAAGCTCCGTTTTCAGTTATCTGGAGGGAGCGCCGGATTGGCTGCGATCGGTGGCGGCGGCGACGGCGCGCTCCAGCGCGAGCGCCCAGAGCACCGAGGCCGCCGGCAGGGACGAGATCCGATCCTGTCTGGAGTCCGAATTCCCCGATGCCATCGCGCGGCTCGTCGCCGGCTGGGGCCATGTCGCCGACTTCGAGATGGTCTTCAGTAGCCTGGTTCTGAGCCGTAACGACCTGCCGGATGCCTGGTCGCGGGAGGCCTGGGAGGAGCTGGAGATGCTCCAGAGCGTTCATGATTGCGCCTACGGGGTCTCGACGCACCGTCTCAGTCTGCTCAAGGGCGGACGGCTGTGA
- a CDS encoding N-acetylmuramoyl-L-alanine amidase family protein, which translates to MNRLIVLFLLLIALPVSAVAVEVDCHWNSENSGRTQLLLGVTAPVAHRIFALDQPDRVVIDIAGARLRGALPAARTDDPVLIGVRAGVRPNGDLRIVLDLKRPVRVKSFAAKAGGRQPQLVVELLPKSPQAAGFQTVSNQTPAPPVWSSRGRTAIVAIDAGHGGEDPGAIGPNGTREKDVTLAIARKLERMIEREPGMRAVMIRDGDYYVGLRERTLIAREHKADLFVSIHADAYDNPEAQGSSVYTISHGAASSEAASWLADRENKADLIGGVDLATSDDVLASVLLDMTQNATLEHSTEAATSMLRYLKRVGPVHKSDVQRAGFVVLKSPDIPSLLVETAFISNVHEEQRLRSNAYQQRMAEAIQAGIKGYFAKYPPQGLLAADAGRSIERSGSSAAYGLRSASSTRPSGLREYVISQGDTLSGIAKRHRVSLSSLRAENGLGETDMIQVGQVIAIPTDS; encoded by the coding sequence GTGAACAGGCTCATCGTGCTCTTTCTGCTACTGATCGCTCTGCCCGTGTCGGCTGTCGCGGTGGAGGTCGACTGTCACTGGAATTCAGAGAATTCGGGTAGAACCCAGTTGCTCCTCGGCGTCACGGCGCCGGTCGCGCACCGCATCTTCGCCCTCGATCAGCCCGACCGGGTGGTGATCGACATCGCCGGGGCCCGGCTGCGGGGAGCCTTGCCGGCGGCACGCACCGACGACCCGGTGCTGATCGGTGTGCGCGCCGGCGTGCGACCCAACGGGGATTTGCGGATCGTGCTCGACCTCAAGCGTCCGGTGCGCGTCAAGAGTTTTGCCGCCAAGGCCGGTGGGCGACAGCCCCAGCTGGTCGTCGAGCTCCTGCCCAAGTCGCCTCAGGCCGCCGGATTCCAAACCGTCTCCAATCAGACTCCGGCCCCGCCGGTCTGGTCGAGCCGTGGGCGCACGGCCATCGTCGCGATCGATGCCGGGCACGGGGGCGAGGATCCGGGGGCGATCGGGCCGAACGGCACGCGCGAGAAGGACGTGACCCTGGCCATCGCCCGCAAGCTGGAGCGCATGATCGAGCGCGAGCCTGGGATGCGCGCCGTGATGATCCGTGATGGCGACTATTATGTCGGACTGCGCGAACGCACCCTGATTGCGCGCGAGCACAAGGCCGATCTCTTCGTCTCCATCCACGCCGATGCCTACGACAATCCGGAGGCGCAGGGGTCGTCGGTCTATACGATCTCGCATGGCGCAGCCAGCAGCGAGGCGGCCAGTTGGCTGGCCGACCGCGAGAACAAGGCCGATCTCATCGGCGGCGTGGATTTGGCGACGAGCGACGATGTGCTGGCCTCGGTGTTGCTCGACATGACGCAGAACGCGACCCTGGAGCACAGTACCGAGGCGGCCACCTCAATGCTGCGTTATCTCAAGCGTGTCGGCCCGGTGCACAAGAGCGATGTGCAGCGCGCCGGTTTCGTGGTGCTCAAGTCGCCCGATATTCCCTCGCTGCTGGTCGAAACGGCCTTCATCAGCAATGTCCATGAGGAACAGCGACTCCGCAGTAACGCCTATCAGCAGCGCATGGCCGAAGCGATCCAGGCCGGGATCAAGGGCTATTTCGCCAAGTATCCGCCTCAGGGTCTGCTGGCGGCCGACGCGGGCCGGAGCATCGAGCGTTCCGGTTCCAGCGCCGCGTATGGGCTGAGATCCGCGTCCAGCACGCGCCCGAGCGGTCTGCGTGAGTATGTGATCAGCCAGGGCGATACCCTGTCCGGCATCGCCAAGCGCCATCGCGTGAGCCTCAGTTCGCTGCGTGCCGAGAACGGCCTCGGCGAAACCGATATGATCCAGGTCGGGCAGGTCATCGCCATCCCGACCGATTCCTGA
- a CDS encoding response regulator: MMDAGLATILIVDDSPENLAVLSELLQTDYRVRAATSGDKALRVVKTAPKPDLILLDVMMPEMDGYEVFSRLRADSETRDIPVIFVTAMDSTEAEIRGLDVGAVDYIAKPIVPPILRARVHTQLELKQARDWLKNQNDYLEIELARRMSENLVVQDVSIHALAHLAEIRDPETGNHLRRTQGYVRALAEYLSDHPRFADFLTPHAIDLLVKSAPLHDIGKVGIPDHILLKPGKLTPEEWEIMKTHAKLGRDAIEQAERDVDRPLEFLVMAKDIAHYHHERWDGKGYPEGLAGDDIPIAARLMALADVFDALISQRVYKPPMSFEEAYTIIVAGRGTHFDPDVVDAFIIRFDEFQDIAIRYGEAETAALAFAVG, from the coding sequence ATGATGGATGCTGGTCTGGCGACGATCCTCATCGTCGACGACTCGCCCGAGAACCTGGCGGTGCTCAGCGAGTTGCTGCAAACCGACTACCGCGTGCGCGCCGCCACATCGGGTGACAAGGCGCTGCGTGTGGTCAAGACCGCACCCAAACCGGATCTGATCCTGCTCGACGTCATGATGCCGGAGATGGACGGTTACGAAGTCTTCTCCCGTCTGCGCGCCGACAGTGAGACGCGCGACATTCCGGTCATCTTCGTCACCGCCATGGACAGCACCGAGGCCGAGATCCGCGGGTTGGACGTCGGCGCGGTCGACTACATCGCCAAGCCGATCGTGCCGCCGATCCTGCGTGCGCGCGTCCACACCCAGCTCGAACTCAAACAGGCGCGCGACTGGCTCAAGAACCAGAACGACTATCTGGAGATCGAGCTGGCGCGACGCATGAGCGAGAATCTGGTGGTTCAGGACGTCAGCATCCATGCCCTGGCGCATCTGGCCGAGATCCGCGACCCCGAGACCGGCAACCATCTGCGCCGCACCCAGGGCTATGTCCGCGCGCTGGCCGAGTACCTGTCCGATCATCCGCGTTTCGCCGATTTCCTCACGCCGCATGCCATCGATCTGCTGGTCAAGTCCGCGCCCCTGCACGACATCGGCAAGGTCGGCATCCCGGATCACATCCTGCTCAAACCCGGCAAGCTCACGCCCGAAGAGTGGGAGATCATGAAGACCCACGCCAAACTCGGGCGCGATGCCATCGAGCAGGCCGAGCGCGACGTCGACCGACCGCTCGAGTTCCTCGTCATGGCCAAGGACATCGCCCACTACCATCACGAGCGCTGGGACGGCAAGGGTTATCCCGAGGGACTGGCCGGCGACGACATCCCCATCGCCGCACGGCTCATGGCGTTGGCCGACGTCTTCGATGCGCTCATTTCGCAGCGCGTCTACAAGCCGCCGATGTCCTTCGAGGAAGCCTACACGATCATCGTCGCCGGGCGTGGAACCCATTTCGATCCCGACGTGGTGGATGCCTTCATCATCCGCTTCGATGAATTCCAGGACATCGCGATCCGTTACGGCGAGGCCGAGACGGCGGCTCTGGCATTCGCCGTCGGTTGA
- a CDS encoding proline--tRNA ligase, translating into MRTSEFPLQTIKETPADAEIASHRLMLRAGLIRKLAAGLYTWLPLGLRVLRRVERIVREEMDRAGALEVSMPAVQPAELWQESGRWEQYGPELLRFKDRHQREFCFGPTHEEIITELARNELKSYKQLPINFYQIQTKFRDEIRPRFGVMRAREFLMKDAYSFHLDDASLAETYQRMHEAYCRIFTRCGLDFRPVSADTGSIGGSASHEFHVLASSGEDAIAFSTGSDYAANVELAEAVALAETAPAPTEDARLVETPEARTIADLVAQFDQPIERAVKTLVVAASDEIDADLVALLVRGDHELNAIKAQKLPQVASPLRMATEAEIRAAIGAGPGSLGPKDLPIPCIVDRTVAVTADFSAGANQDGKHWFGLNWGRDLPLPEVADLRNVVEGDPSPDGQGTLTIARGIEVGHIFQLGRKYSEAMKATVLGEDGKATVMTMGCYGIGVSRVVAAAIEQHHDERGICWPAPIAPFEVALLPMKLGKSYRVREATEKLYAELQAAGIDVLLDDRDARPGFMFADMELIGIPHRIVVGDKGLDDGQVEYKGRADAEMQLIPIDTIVEFVRERLRA; encoded by the coding sequence ATGCGCACCTCAGAGTTTCCGCTCCAGACCATCAAAGAGACGCCGGCCGACGCCGAGATCGCCAGTCACCGGCTGATGCTACGCGCCGGTCTCATCCGCAAACTCGCCGCCGGTCTCTACACCTGGCTGCCACTCGGACTGCGCGTGCTGCGCCGTGTCGAGCGCATCGTGCGCGAGGAAATGGACCGCGCCGGGGCGCTGGAAGTCTCCATGCCGGCCGTGCAGCCAGCCGAACTCTGGCAGGAGTCCGGGCGCTGGGAACAATACGGCCCCGAACTGCTGCGTTTCAAGGACCGCCATCAGCGCGAGTTCTGCTTCGGCCCCACGCACGAGGAGATCATCACCGAGCTGGCGCGCAACGAACTCAAGAGCTACAAGCAGCTCCCGATCAATTTCTACCAGATCCAGACCAAGTTCCGCGACGAGATCCGGCCGCGCTTCGGCGTGATGCGCGCGCGCGAGTTCCTGATGAAGGACGCCTATTCCTTCCATCTGGACGACGCCTCGCTGGCCGAGACCTACCAGCGCATGCACGAGGCCTACTGCCGCATCTTCACTCGCTGCGGACTCGATTTCCGCCCGGTGAGCGCCGACACCGGCAGCATCGGCGGCAGCGCCTCGCACGAATTCCATGTGCTGGCTTCCTCGGGCGAGGACGCCATCGCCTTCTCGACCGGCAGCGACTATGCCGCCAACGTCGAACTGGCCGAAGCCGTGGCCCTGGCCGAGACAGCGCCCGCGCCGACCGAGGACGCGCGTCTGGTCGAGACGCCCGAGGCGCGCACCATCGCCGATCTGGTGGCACAATTCGATCAGCCGATCGAGCGCGCGGTCAAGACCCTGGTGGTCGCGGCTTCGGATGAGATCGACGCCGATCTGGTCGCGCTCCTGGTGCGTGGCGATCACGAGCTCAATGCCATCAAGGCTCAGAAACTGCCCCAGGTCGCCTCGCCGCTGCGTATGGCGACCGAGGCCGAGATCCGCGCCGCCATCGGTGCCGGCCCCGGCTCGCTCGGGCCGAAGGATCTGCCGATCCCCTGCATCGTCGATCGCACCGTGGCCGTCACCGCCGACTTCAGCGCCGGGGCCAATCAGGACGGCAAGCACTGGTTCGGCCTGAACTGGGGCCGCGATCTGCCGCTGCCCGAGGTCGCGGATCTGCGCAACGTGGTCGAGGGCGATCCGAGTCCGGACGGTCAGGGCACGCTCACCATCGCGCGCGGCATCGAGGTCGGGCACATCTTCCAGCTCGGTCGCAAATACAGCGAGGCGATGAAGGCCACGGTGCTCGGCGAGGACGGCAAGGCGACCGTCATGACCATGGGCTGTTACGGCATCGGCGTCTCGCGCGTGGTCGCGGCCGCCATCGAGCAGCATCACGACGAGCGCGGCATCTGCTGGCCGGCGCCGATCGCGCCCTTCGAGGTCGCGCTGCTGCCGATGAAGCTCGGCAAGTCCTACCGGGTGCGCGAGGCGACCGAGAAGCTCTATGCCGAACTCCAGGCCGCCGGGATCGACGTCCTGCTCGACGACCGCGATGCGCGCCCCGGCTTCATGTTCGCCGACATGGAACTGATCGGCATCCCGCATCGCATCGTCGTCGGTGACAAGGGACTCGACGACGGACAGGTCGAGTACAAGGGCCGCGCCGACGCGGAGATGCAGCTCATCCCGATCGACACCATCGTCGAATTCGTGCGCGAGCGTCTGCGCGCCTGA
- the parC gene encoding DNA topoisomerase IV subunit A, with product MPDTAIYTAEGLERRPLKDFTEKAYLDYSMYVILDRALPHIGDGLKPVQRRILYAMSELGLSATAKFKKSARTVGDVLGKFHPHGDSACYEAMVLMAQSFSYRYPLIDGQGNWGSPDDPKSFAAMRYTESRLTPYAELLLAEADQGTIDWQPNFDGTLDEPRLLPARLPNLLLNGATGIAVGMATDIPAHNLREVARACIHLLEHPDATLEDLVRIIPAPDFPTEAEIVTPADEILKLYRTGNGSLRQRARYTREQGDIVITALPYQVSGSRVLEQIAAQFNAKKLPMIEDFRDESDHEYPTRLVIVPRSNRVDVERLMSHLFATTDLERSYRVNLNLIALNGRPRVMDLREILSEWLIYRTETVRRRLQHRLEKVLERLHLLDGLLIAFLNLDEVIRIVRTEDEPRPVLMERFGLTEPQADYVLNTRLRQLARLEEMKIRAEQAELAAERDGLQRLLGDERALKGLVRDEIAADAERYGDARRSPLVERAAAAAIDETELTPSEPLTVVLSEKGWVRAAKGHEVDATTLSYRAGDAFLSLARLRSNQTAVFLDSTGRSYALPAHTFPSARGQGEPLTGRLDPPPGARFVTVLGDNAETRYLLASDAGYGFIVRFDELIAKPKGGKAVLTLPDGARLLDPVRIAGIEGSSVAAVTTAGHLLLFPLAELPEMARGKGNKIIGIPAGRAGAEGERLIAVAVVGEGANLTVLSGKRELTLKPADLALYRGERGRRGKLLPRGFQRVEGLRV from the coding sequence ATGCCGGACACTGCCATCTACACCGCCGAGGGCCTCGAACGCCGCCCGCTGAAGGACTTCACCGAAAAGGCGTATCTGGACTATTCCATGTACGTCATCCTCGACCGCGCCCTGCCGCACATCGGCGACGGCCTGAAGCCCGTGCAGCGGCGCATCCTCTATGCCATGTCCGAACTCGGACTCTCGGCCACGGCCAAGTTCAAGAAGTCCGCCCGCACCGTCGGCGACGTGCTCGGCAAGTTCCATCCGCACGGCGACTCGGCCTGTTACGAAGCCATGGTGCTCATGGCCCAGTCGTTCAGCTATCGCTATCCGCTGATCGACGGGCAGGGCAACTGGGGTTCACCCGACGATCCCAAGTCGTTCGCCGCCATGCGCTACACCGAGTCGCGGCTGACGCCCTATGCCGAGCTACTGCTGGCCGAGGCCGATCAGGGCACCATCGACTGGCAGCCCAACTTCGACGGCACGCTCGACGAGCCGCGCCTGCTCCCGGCGCGCCTGCCGAACCTGCTGCTCAACGGCGCCACCGGCATCGCGGTCGGCATGGCCACCGACATCCCGGCGCACAATCTGCGCGAGGTCGCCCGCGCCTGCATCCATCTGCTCGAACATCCGGACGCGACCCTCGAAGACCTGGTCCGGATCATCCCCGCGCCCGACTTCCCGACCGAGGCCGAGATCGTCACGCCCGCCGACGAGATCCTCAAGCTCTACCGCACCGGCAACGGCAGTCTCCGGCAGCGCGCCCGCTACACCCGCGAGCAGGGCGACATCGTCATCACCGCCTTGCCGTATCAGGTCTCGGGTAGCCGGGTGCTGGAGCAGATCGCCGCGCAGTTCAACGCCAAGAAACTGCCCATGATCGAGGACTTCCGCGACGAGTCCGATCATGAGTATCCGACCCGTCTGGTCATCGTTCCGCGCTCCAACCGGGTCGACGTCGAGCGGCTGATGTCGCATCTGTTCGCGACCACGGATCTAGAGCGCAGCTATCGCGTCAATCTCAACCTGATCGCGCTCAACGGCCGCCCGCGCGTCATGGATCTGCGCGAGATCCTGAGCGAGTGGCTGATCTATCGCACCGAGACCGTGCGCCGACGGCTCCAGCACCGGCTGGAGAAGGTGCTGGAACGCCTGCATCTGCTCGACGGCCTGCTGATCGCCTTCCTCAATCTCGACGAGGTGATCCGCATCGTGCGCACCGAGGATGAGCCAAGGCCGGTGCTGATGGAGCGTTTCGGACTGACCGAGCCGCAGGCCGACTATGTGCTCAACACCCGCCTGCGCCAGCTCGCGCGTCTGGAAGAGATGAAGATCCGCGCCGAACAGGCCGAACTGGCCGCCGAACGCGACGGTTTGCAGCGTCTGCTGGGCGACGAGCGCGCGCTCAAGGGTCTGGTCCGCGACGAGATCGCCGCCGATGCCGAGCGCTATGGCGACGCACGTCGCTCGCCCCTGGTCGAACGCGCCGCCGCTGCCGCCATCGACGAAACCGAGCTGACTCCGAGCGAACCGCTGACCGTCGTCCTGTCCGAAAAGGGCTGGGTGCGCGCCGCCAAGGGGCACGAAGTCGATGCGACCACCCTGAGCTATCGTGCCGGCGACGCCTTCCTGAGTCTGGCGCGACTGCGCAGCAACCAGACCGCCGTCTTCCTCGACTCGACCGGGCGCAGTTATGCGCTCCCGGCGCATACCTTCCCCTCGGCGCGCGGCCAGGGCGAGCCGCTCACCGGACGGCTCGACCCGCCGCCCGGCGCGCGCTTCGTCACCGTGCTCGGCGACAACGCTGAGACGCGCTATCTGCTCGCCTCCGATGCCGGCTATGGCTTCATCGTCCGCTTCGATGAGCTGATCGCCAAGCCCAAGGGCGGCAAGGCGGTGCTGACCCTGCCGGACGGGGCGCGCCTCCTGGACCCGGTGCGTATCGCCGGGATCGAAGGCTCCAGCGTAGCCGCCGTCACCACGGCCGGGCATCTGCTCCTGTTCCCGCTCGCCGAACTGCCCGAGATGGCGCGCGGCAAGGGCAACAAGATCATCGGCATCCCCGCCGGACGCGCCGGTGCCGAGGGCGAGCGTCTGATCGCCGTCGCCGTGGTGGGGGAGGGCGCGAACCTGACCGTCCTGTCCGGCAAGCGCGAACTCACGCTCAAGCCCGCTGATCTCGCGCTCTACCGTGGCGAGCGTGGACGGCGTGGTAAACTGCTGCCGCGCGGTTTTCAGCGAGTGGAGGGGCTGCGGGTCTGA
- a CDS encoding DNA polymerase III subunit chi produces the protein MTRVDFYSLEPDSRGDRFILACRLVERIRAQDLRVLILCPDREEARHLDRLLWTMRQESFLPHGLVGTVDTDLTPILISLDGASEHGCPVLLNLSRALPAGLERFERLCDLVDNDPAVRQAGRERFRAYRERGYEPDHHKIRL, from the coding sequence GTGACTCGAGTCGATTTCTACAGTCTCGAACCCGACAGCCGGGGTGATCGCTTCATCCTGGCCTGTCGGCTCGTCGAGCGTATCCGCGCCCAGGATCTGCGCGTACTCATCCTCTGCCCCGATCGCGAGGAGGCGCGCCATCTCGACCGTCTGCTCTGGACCATGCGGCAGGAGAGTTTCCTGCCGCATGGTCTGGTCGGGACAGTGGATACGGACCTGACCCCCATCCTCATCAGCCTGGACGGCGCCTCGGAACACGGCTGCCCGGTGCTCCTCAATCTCTCACGCGCACTGCCGGCGGGATTGGAACGCTTCGAACGGCTGTGCGATCTGGTCGACAACGACCCGGCGGTGCGTCAGGCCGGACGCGAGCGTTTTCGGGCGTATCGCGAACGCGGCTACGAACCCGATCACCACAAGATTCGGTTATAG